A single region of the Salipaludibacillus sp. LMS25 genome encodes:
- a CDS encoding thiamine pyrophosphate-dependent enzyme gives MPFVSTLMGVGALSVNHPLHLGMVGMHGTFAANKAVYRADLLVCLGVRFSDRIAGKVESFSPKSCKIQVDIDPAELNKRIKVDCPVMSDIKTFLNTLTKHDLPVVSACWQKETSSWIKNDLPFQREKHYFMTPQAIITRLSACAAEDVIVATDVGQHQMWTAHYYPFKRPRQFLTSGGFGTMGYGLPAAAFLSHS, from the coding sequence GTTTGTAAGTACGCTAATGGGAGTAGGGGCTTTAAGTGTTAATCATCCTCTTCATCTTGGAATGGTAGGGATGCATGGGACATTTGCCGCCAATAAGGCTGTTTATCGTGCAGATTTATTAGTCTGTTTAGGTGTCCGTTTCAGTGATCGTATCGCTGGGAAAGTAGAAAGCTTTTCACCAAAATCTTGTAAAATACAAGTAGACATTGATCCAGCTGAACTTAACAAAAGAATTAAAGTGGACTGTCCTGTGATGAGTGACATTAAAACATTTCTAAATACGTTAACGAAACACGATTTACCTGTTGTCTCCGCTTGTTGGCAAAAGGAGACAAGTAGCTGGATAAAAAATGACCTTCCTTTTCAAAGAGAAAAGCACTATTTTATGACACCGCAAGCCATTATTACCCGTTTAAGCGCGTGTGCGGCAGAAGATGTCATCGTGGCAACAGATGTTGGCCAACATCAAATGTGGACAGCGCACTATTATCCTTTCAAAAGACCGAGGCAATTCCTTACGTCGGGAGGGTTCGGTACGATGGGATACGGGTTACCGGCAGCAGCTTTTTTATCCCACTCTTAA
- a CDS encoding AarF/ABC1/UbiB kinase family protein encodes MGTTRRFMRMYKIIAFALTILIRIYWYKIRKKSQADWDRLWGDIGRDFREILFDLEGLLIKIGQLLSIRADLLPRPFIEQIQDLTDQVPPSPWQEIERVLTEEWKSSIEDHVTQVETEAIASASIGEVYRATLKSGEKVAVKVQRPNIQQIVESDFRTLSIIIWFANHFVPLPKGFINLNVLFKELKQVIEEELDFSKEKQSLQSFKKRFEHYDEVIIPSISEELSTSKVLVMEWVDGIKLTDEAALNNLNITKQELAKRITEIFLPQWLEPGSFHADPHTGNLLLSKEGKVILLDFGMIGTISKNDAMNFQRLIESLLSKNYSQAVEVLIQLDFLLPDAEPRTMEKLLAEIMTFQPSQLQVMDLISLKLEMANMIQVLPIQVPTRFVFLGRSFMTVEGILAMLIGEDEIIDEVKPVFLKWLQTRGNTKWHFVSYWFQSQPMFKIVHTVNDFLKLPKRMEDLKELEQRRQFQFTMYENSKRHCFQVTLIGGIASGIGLYFSEPMLGYSGLVVGILGLLSYGVMSYKLRKWLKYMHPKRKTS; translated from the coding sequence ATGGGAACCACCAGAAGATTCATGCGCATGTATAAAATCATCGCATTCGCTTTAACTATTTTAATCCGCATTTATTGGTATAAAATTCGTAAAAAATCACAGGCAGATTGGGATCGTTTATGGGGAGATATAGGGAGAGATTTCAGGGAAATACTCTTCGATTTAGAAGGTCTGCTTATAAAAATTGGCCAATTATTAAGTATTCGTGCTGATCTATTACCTCGCCCGTTTATTGAGCAAATTCAAGATTTGACAGATCAAGTACCACCATCACCGTGGCAGGAAATAGAAAGAGTTCTGACTGAAGAGTGGAAAAGTTCAATAGAAGACCACGTTACACAAGTGGAGACAGAAGCGATAGCATCAGCTTCAATCGGTGAAGTTTATCGAGCCACACTAAAAAGTGGTGAAAAAGTAGCAGTGAAAGTGCAACGTCCTAACATTCAGCAGATTGTCGAATCGGATTTCCGGACGCTCAGTATTATTATCTGGTTTGCCAATCATTTTGTACCATTACCTAAAGGGTTTATAAATCTAAATGTGTTATTTAAGGAATTGAAGCAAGTCATTGAAGAGGAGCTTGATTTTTCAAAAGAAAAACAATCTCTGCAGTCATTTAAAAAGCGGTTCGAACATTATGATGAGGTCATAATCCCATCTATTAGTGAAGAGCTAAGTACATCCAAAGTATTAGTGATGGAATGGGTAGATGGGATTAAATTAACCGATGAAGCTGCTTTAAACAATCTTAACATCACGAAGCAAGAGCTGGCTAAACGGATTACAGAGATTTTTTTGCCGCAATGGCTTGAGCCAGGTAGTTTTCATGCCGATCCCCATACAGGGAACCTTCTTCTTTCAAAAGAAGGAAAAGTTATCTTACTCGATTTTGGAATGATCGGAACTATTTCAAAAAATGATGCGATGAATTTTCAAAGGCTAATAGAAAGTCTATTATCAAAAAATTATTCTCAAGCTGTGGAAGTACTCATCCAACTTGATTTCCTCCTACCGGACGCTGAACCACGGACGATGGAAAAGCTGTTAGCAGAAATTATGACTTTTCAACCTTCTCAATTACAAGTGATGGATTTGATTTCTTTAAAACTTGAGATGGCAAATATGATACAAGTCCTTCCAATCCAAGTCCCTACAAGATTTGTATTTTTAGGACGTTCATTTATGACGGTTGAGGGGATTTTAGCGATGTTAATTGGAGAAGATGAGATCATTGATGAAGTAAAACCAGTCTTTTTGAAGTGGTTGCAAACACGAGGTAATACAAAATGGCACTTCGTCTCGTATTGGTTCCAATCTCAGCCGATGTTTAAAATTGTCCACACTGTTAACGATTTTTTAAAATTGCCCAAGCGTATGGAAGATTTGAAAGAATTAGAACAACGCAGACAGTTTCAGTTTACGATGTATGAAAACAGCAAGCGGCATTGTTTCCAAGTGACCTTAATCGGAGGCATCGCTAGTGGAATCGGATTATATTTTTCCGAGCCAATGCTAGGATATAGTGGATTAGTCGTTGGTATACTGGGCTTATTAAGTTATGGCGTTATGAGTTATAAGTTGAGAAAATGGTTAAAATACATGCATCCAAAAAGAAAGACGTCATAA
- a CDS encoding L,D-transpeptidase family protein has protein sequence MRHTVLPGETLTQISIDYRTPLPLILSVNPGLKPDVIHPGQLIVIPNFPNPDTLPYRIDVSVGRRRLMLFRHGILIRDYPIAVGRMLFETPLGHYIIINKAPDPGGAFGTMWMSLSKQHYGIHGTDDPASIGHAVSRGCIRMYNEDVEELASIIPIGTPVVITS, from the coding sequence TTGCGTCATACCGTTCTTCCAGGTGAAACATTAACACAAATATCTATCGATTATAGAACACCACTTCCCCTCATTTTATCTGTTAATCCCGGATTGAAGCCAGATGTGATTCACCCGGGGCAACTGATTGTGATCCCTAACTTTCCTAACCCCGATACACTGCCTTATCGCATCGATGTGTCTGTTGGAAGACGCCGCCTCATGCTTTTTCGACATGGCATTTTGATAAGAGATTATCCCATCGCTGTTGGCAGAATGTTATTTGAGACGCCCCTCGGTCATTACATTATTATTAATAAAGCACCCGATCCAGGGGGAGCATTCGGAACGATGTGGATGAGCTTATCGAAACAGCATTATGGCATACACGGAACCGATGATCCCGCCTCCATCGGTCACGCCGTATCACGAGGATGTATTCGCATGTACAATGAGGATGTGGAGGAGTTAGCTTCGATTATTCCAATTGGGACACCTGTGGTTATCACTTCTTAG